In Burkholderiaceae bacterium DAT-1, the sequence GATCGGGCAGTTATTTTCGCACTCGCAGACACTTTATATCACCGCAGCAGTGATTGGCGCGTTCGGATTGATTCCGAATATGCCGCATATTGCCTTCCTGATGATGGCGATTTCATTGGGCTCGCTTGCCTGGTACATGGAACGGGCTGCTAAACAGCGTCAAACACAAGCCGTTGTCGAACAGGCGGTCGAGGCACAACAGGCCGCAGCAGAAGCGCCCATGCAGGAAGTCAGCTGGCAGGATGTTTCCCCCGTGGACGCGGTGGGTCTTGAGGTTGGCTACCGCTTGATTCCTTTGGTCGACCGTAACCAGAATGGCGAATTGCTGAAGCGCATTCGAGGTATCCGCAAGAAAATCGCCCAGGAAATGGGCTTTCTTGTCCCGGCTATTCATATTCGTGACAATCTCGAATTAAAACCGAATGCCTATCGTATCCAGCTCAAAGGGGTCGATCTCGGGCAGGGTGAGGCCTATTCGGGACAGTACCTCGCTATTAATCCCGGCCATGTTCTGGGACCCCTGCCCGGCGCGCAAACAACAGACCCTACCTTTGGATTGCCCGCCATCTGGATTGATGCCAGCCTGCGCGAGCAGGCTCAGTCACTGGGGTACACCGTCGTTGATTCTTCAACCGTGGTGGCGACACATATTTCCAATTTGCTCCAGGTACACGCAGCAGAATTGCTTGGGCGTGAGGAAGTTCAGCAACTTCTTGAACACATCTCCCGCGAATTTCCGAAGCTGGTGGAAGAACTTATTCCCAAAGTGGTGCCGGTAGCAACCCTGCAGAAAGTTCTGCAAAACCTGCTCGACGAGGGCATGCATATCCGCGATATGCGTTCGATTCTGGAAACGCTGGGCGAGCACATTGCCCGGACTCAGGATACAGACGAACTGACATCCGCCGTGCGTGTTGCACTAGGCCGTGCAATTGTTCATCAACTCTTCCCAGGGGAAAGCGAACTCCAGGTGATCTCGCTTGACCCTAGTCTGGAACAGGTCCTGCTTCAGGCATCAAGCGGACGAGGTGGTCTGGAACCAGGTCTGGCAGAAACCATTTTGCAGCAAGCCAGTGACATGACCGAACAAATGGAAAATCAGGGGCTTTCCAGTGTGCTGATTACACCCGCGCCGCTTCGACCCTTGCTATCACGTTTTTTACGGCGATCGATTCCTCAATTCAGAGTGATTGCTCACAGTGAAATCCCGGATAACAAAACCATCAAGGTGGTAGGTGTGATTGGCTCGGTCAAACCAGCCTGATCAATGAATAACAGTTAAGCCTCGCGTGACACGTTCAGGTTTAAGTAGACAAATAATGTGCTTGGTTGGATCGACAGGAAAAGGCGGTCATGATGGTTAAAAAATTCATCGGTACCAGTACCCGTGACGTGTTGCGTCAGGTGCGCGAACAATTAGGGCCAGATGCACTGATTCTGTCGAATCGGCAATTGCAGGATGGGCGGGTCGAAATTACAGCTGTAGCTGATTCCGACATTGCCAATTTGGGTCAGTCTCCCGCACCCGCGCCACGACCAGTTGTGGCACCTGTTAGTACTGCACAAGTACCACCTTCGCCAGCGCGAAAGGCCAATCTACAGCGTACCTACGCGCTTCCGCCAGAAGTAACCGAAGAGGATGAGCCCACCATCGCCTCCATCCGGGGTGGCGCCTTCACTGCTCCTCGTCAGATTCCATCTGAACCACCGGCTACGCCAGATCCCATCCCGCGCAATTTCAACGTGGCTGCGGTCATGGCTCAAGCCAAGCAGCAGAGCCAGGTTCATGCATCACGCGAGCGCGAGTCCGAACCGATGTTTGCAAGTGCGCCAGCCCCTCAGCAGGAAGAACCGCTTTCACCGGCGATGCCGCTATCTGCTGTGCCGCCTCGCGTCGCAGACCCCTCCCCTGTTGTTCCCGCAAACATGGCGAGAATCGATTCGATCTCTACAGATGTTGAGGAGATTTCGAGCGAAATCCGTGTCTTGCGCAAACTGCTTGAAGGCCAGTTGGCCGGGCTGGCCTGGAACGAACTGAAACGTAACGATCCCGAACGCATCGAAGTATTAAGGCGCCTGCTTGCTGTCGGGTTTAGCCCGGCGCTGTCCCGCCAGATTGTCGACAAGATGCCTGCTGGCTATACCACCGAGCGTGGCATGAAGTGGGCGCGTACAGCCTTGCAGCACAACATTCCAACAGTGGGCCCTGGCGCAGATATCGTCGAAACCGGAGGAGTTTTTGCACTTGTAGGCCCCACAGGTGTCGGCAAAACAACGACCGTTGCCAAGATTGCAGCACGCGCAACCCTTAAGCATGGCCCCCAACAGGTCGCATTGATTACAACCGATGGCTACCGCGTGGGCGCGCAGGATCAGCTACGCATTTACGGCAAGATTCTGGGCATTCCCGTTCATGCCGTTACGGATGAAGATGATCTGCAGCGTACGCTGGCTAGTCTGGGCAACCGTCATCTCGTATTAGTGGATACCGTCGGGATGAGCCAGCGCGATCAAAGACTCGTCGAACAGATCGCCCTGTTAACAGGACATACCGGCGCAGACGTCAAACGCCTGTTATTACTTTCGGCCAATGCGCAGGGCACGACGCTGGAAGATGTGGTTCGCCGCTACCATGGCAAAGGTCTGACGGGGTGTATTTTCACAAAAGTGGATGAGGCTTTCTCGCTAGGTTCCGGACTAGATGTCATCATCCGTTACCGCTTGCCCCTGTATTACATCACCAACGGTCAGCGAGTCCCTGAAGATCTGCATGTCGCCTCTGCGCTTTATCTAGTCGATCGAGTGTTTAAGACGCCACCAGAAGCGCCCGCATGGCGCTTGAAAAGCGAAGAGTACCCGGTGTTCCTCGGCGCCCGCCAGGAGCTGGATTTTAGCTGGCGCGAAGCAGGTTAAGCGGATATGCAGATGATAGATCGCGGTAATCAGGTTATTTCCACGCTTGAGACTGATCAAGCATCTAGTCTGCGCAGGATGCTGGCTCGCCGTGAGGGACGCTCAACCGCACTGATTGGCGGTACAGGCACGGGTGTGACATCACTTGCAATCAATCTGGCGCATGCGCTGGCGGAATCTGGCGGCAGCATCATGCTGATTGACGAAGATGAGTCACCTGCAAGTGCGGCAAGCCGGCTGCAGCTGCGCTCCCGTCATCGCTTTGAGCAGGCGGTCATGCGCGATGTACGCCTAGATGAAATGGTGCTGCAAGGGCCGCAATTCAGCTTGCTGCCACTTCATGTTTCGGGCGAACTGGCCCTTGCCATTCCTCCATCCCGGCAGAGGCAGCTGGCGGACGAATATGACTCAGTGAGCGCAGCCATCGACCATGTCCTGATTGATGCCCGCCCGGTATCCGCTCACTCTCCACCGGGTCTGGCGATAGCGGCTGACGAAGTGATTGTAGTGATCACCCCCTCAGGTGAATCCATTACGGATGCGTATGCTGCCATCAAGCGTCTACACGTTGAATACGGTAAGCGTCATTTCCGCATTTTAGTGAATCGGGTCAGAACGCTCGAAACGGCACAAGCCCTATTCCGGCGCGTCAAGGAAGTTGCTCATACCTATTTGGATACGCGACTTTCATTGATCGGTTTTGTGCCTGAGGATGACATGCTGGCGCGAGCAGACAAACTTGCATTGCCCGTACAAACAGCTTTTCCACAAGCTGAAAGCAGTGTGGCCTTTGGCCAGCTCGCAGCCAATCACAGCCGCTGGCCTGTCCCTCAAGTCTTGCCGGATCGTGCCAATCTCCTCTTTCGGACGCTGGATCTCAGCCGCCGATTTGCCGTTCGCTGTGCCTAATTGAATGGCGACCGGCATTCTGCAACCTTTCATGCATTTCCAGGTGGAAAGCCTGAAAGCTCATTGCTAAAGTAAAGTGTGGCAGGAATACAAAAGCACGATGCGCGGAGCGACCATTCACGATAATGGATCGGATCACGCAGCATCAAAAAGGGATTGATCGCTCCGGAACCGTGTTCCGGTTAACCATGCTGCCGTATTCATGACACCCAAGGCTCTGGAACTCTACAGACACCCCGTCGACGAAGACGACTTGAACGAGCGCATCAAACAGCATGCGCCTCTGGTCAAGCGTCTCGCCTACCATTTGGTTGCGCGCCTGCCCGCCAGCGTGGAAGTGGATGATCTGATCCAGGCTGGCATGATCGGCCTGATGGACGCAGCACAGCATTTTGACGATGCAGCCGGTGTGCTGTTTGAAACCTATGCCAGCCAACGCATTCGCGGCGCTATGCTGGACGAATTGCGCACAGCTGACTGGGTGCCGCGCCAGGTTCGTCGCTCCATGCGCGAACTCGAGAACACCCTCACAAAACTGGAACATACGCTAGGTCGATCGCCGAGTGAACGCGAGATGGCCGAGGCCATGGGCATGGCACTGGATGAATACCAGCAGCTTCTCAGCGATTGCAAAGGCCATCAGCTTTTGTACTACGATGATCGCGGCGAAGACGAGGATAGTCCGCACTTGCTGGATGCGCTGGTTAGCGAAGATGAAGGTCCGCTCGAGATTCTGTCCAATGTCGACTTTCACAAAGCCCTCGTGTCCGCCATTGAGACTCTGCCTGAGCGCGAACAGCTAGTCATGGCATTGCATTACGATGAAGAGCTGAACCTCAAGGAAATTGGTGCCGTACTGAATGTGAGCGAATCGCGCGTGTGCCAATTGCATAGCCAAGCCGTTGCCCGCCTCCGCACGCGCCTAGGTGAATGGGTTCGCAGCCGCGATCTACCCGTCAGAGGTTAGTGTCGTAGTTCATCCATTTATCTGTATCCCTCCCTTGCCTCTGCTATAAAGAATCGAACACTCATCGTTTTGATTAACCACCGGTTTGACGCTCAGTCAGACCGTTTGAGAGCCACGCACGGTTTCCCTATGCGAAACATCGACAAACTGAGTCTAATCGGCGTGATGATCGGCCTGATCGCGATTCTGGGCGGACAGATGCTCGAAGGCGGACACATTCAATCCCTGCTGCAGGTCACTGCATTTTTGATTGTGATCGGCGGTACATTAGGTGCAGTGCTCCTGCAAAGCACCCTGGACGATTTCAAACAGGGTCTCCGGATGCTTCGCTGGGTTGTCCAGCCACCGGTGGCCGACATGGAAGGCTGGATCATCCGTATTGTCAATTGGAGCCATGTCTCCCGCCGAGGTGGATTACTGGCGCTGGAGGCACCGCTGGCGGGTGAAGCCGATCCATTCGCCAAGCGCGGGTTGCAAATGCTGGTTGACGGTACCGAGCCAGACACCATCCGCCAGAGTCTGGATCTCGATATCAGCATGCTGGAGCACAAACTACGCAATGCAGCCAAAATCTGGGAGTCCGCAGGCGGCTATGCGCCCACAATCGGCATTCTCGGCGCAGTGATGGGTTTGATTCATACCATGGAAAATCTCACCGATCCCAGCAAGCTTGGCGGCGGTATCGCCGTTGCGTTTGTAGCCACCATTTATGGCGTTGGATCGGCCAATATGTTCTTTCTGCCTGTATCAAACAAACTGCGACATGCCATCAATACCGAAATTAAAAAGCGGGAATTGATTCTGGAAGGGCTAGGCGCCATTGCGAATGGTGAAAATCCACGCGTAATTGAAAACAGATTGCGCGCCTTCATCAATTAGTCCTGGGCCAGACCTGTCATGTTGCCATTGCTGCGTTTAATGATCAGGCTGATCGGCATCGTTGATTTGGTTCTATTTACCCTGTTGATGCTCGCAGCAGGCATGCTGCCCTCCATCATTGCCAAGGCACTATATTCAAGACTATTTCACCGCTGGTGCAGGTGTTTTGTCCGTGCGCTGGGTATCGAGCTTCGCGTACACCAACACTACGCAGGCGAATTGCCTCGAATCATGGTGCTGATCGCAAATCATCCGTCTGCATTTGAAGATATTGCCATTCCCGCGCTTTTCAAAGCACGTTCACTTGCAAAAATCGAGGTCGCAGACTGGTGGATTGTCGGGCGTATCGCCCGTGCTGCCGGCACCCTATTTGTCGATCGAAATGCTGCTGATTCGCGCAAAGCTGCTACTCAGGCACTGATCCATGCCTTGCAGCAAGGTGACAGTATTGCTTTGTATCCCGAAGGCGGATGCAAGGGACGTCGACTATCTGCGCGCTTTTTTAATGGGGCGTTCACCGCTAGTTATGCAACGGGCATTCCCATAGTACCGATCTACCTGCACTACGAAGCGGCAGAGGACTTCGAATGGGGAGATCAGCATCTATTGCACAAAATCTGGCAGTTGGGCACCGCCAGCAATCCCCGTGCGAATGTACACATTCATGATCCGGTAGATCCGGCGGATTTTGAGGATGCAGAGTCGCTCAAAACCCACCTTTATGAATGTTATCTAACTTGGCAGGATCGATATACGGGTGCCCCCTGCCAGCAGCTATCCAAGCATCAGTGAGTAAGTCAGGAAAACATCGTCGCGAACCCAGCCATTTCGTTCATACAAGGACTGAGCGGTTAGATTGGTACGCGCGGTGCTGAGGTCGAGGCGAACAGCACCATTCTTGCGTCCGAATTGAGCTGCGGCATCCAACAACTTGCTCGCAATGCCGTGCTTACGTGCATCAGCATCTACAAACAGGTCATACAGTACATAAATCGGCGCCATTTCTACCGAACACCACGCCGGATATAACTGGCAGAAGCCCACTGCCTGACCGTCCATCTCAACCATGAAAATCACTGACTCGCCCTTTGACAAACGGGCTTGCAGGTAGCGACGGCACGCTTCCAGATCATTCGGCCTGTTATAAAACTGTCGATATGCATCGAACAGCCCGGCAATCTGCGCTACATCGTCAAGTAAAGCTCGTTTAACTTCAATGTCCAAAACGGCATATCCTCTCTAGCACTGCTTAACTTTTAAGCGCCGCACAAATCGTCTTATATAACTATTTGCTACGGACTCACTATCTAATTTCTGCAAAAAATATCGAAAATATCATTTGGCTTAACTATTTAAGTTGGACTCCTACAAATGAGGACGGAAATTTTCAAAAAATATACCATATCCTGTAGGTCGGCACCTCCCTTAAATGTGACGAATTCACAACAGCCCTGCACCTAATGCAACTTCTATATTCACTTAATTATCAACAAGTTAAACAATCGCAAAAATCGAACCGTTCATTTCATGAGGCTACAGCAATAGTCATTCAGAACAAAATATGCGAATTTTGCAACATATGCCTATCCAATCCAGACAATACACCTATCGCTACCGGGTCGTCTGCACATTTGATTAAAGACTAACCTCCTATTGGAGTTGCACATGCCGCTGCATCACACGACTCATTTCCGACTCAGTACATTGACGGCATCGTGCCTGATGGCCTTGCCTATATTTGCCCAAGCTGTATATGCCGACAGCGTGAATGATGAGAGCAAGGCCAGTGACAGCAAGCGTGTGCAGGCGATTGAAGTGACGGGATCACGTATCCGCCGCACCAGTAACGAAACGCCAAGCCCGGTGCAATCTATCTCGAGCGAAGCGCTCAAGGAGTCCGGCTACTCCAGTTTGGCTGACGTACTTCACAATGTCACCGCAAACAATATGGGCTCACTCACCCAGGCCAATCCCGGCGCATTTGCCGCGGGTGGTAGCGGGATTTCCCTGCGCGGGCTGACAGTGGGTGCGACACTGGTGCTGATCAACGGACATAGAATGGCGTCCTACCCGATGCCAGATGATGGTCAGCGCGACTTTGTAGACATCGCCTCCATTCCGTTCGACGCGATTGAGCGTATCGAGATTCTCAAGGACGGCGCATCTGCGGTATATGGCTCGGATGCGATGGCCGGGGTGGTCAATGTCATTCTCAAAAAGAGCTTCAAGGGCACGACTTTAAATGCAGAATCGGGGCAGAGCACCAAGCACGATGGCAAAACTACCCATCTCTCACTGACAACAGGTTTTGGCAGCGAGGATGATCGGCAAAATGGTTTTGTTTCACTTGAGTATCGCCATCAGGACCCCGTTCTGCTCATCAACCGTCCCTACCTTGCCAATGCGGACTGGACAGCATGGGGCGGACAGGATTTAACACCCATGAATGGCAAGCCAGCGGATGCAGATGGCACGCCCCTCGCGACCGATTGCAAACCTTGCGGCCCGGGCAATACCCGATACACGATTCAGCCGAAAACCGAGAATGTGAATGTGCTTGCCCGATTTAATCGCCAGCTCACAGATGACTGGCATCTATCGCTGCAAGGCTCGCTCTTTACCAGCAAGGCGAAACAGGAAACGGTCTACAATGCTCTCGACGCATCAGGTCTCGTAAGCTTCAATTTCCAGCCCGGCGGCGGCGTACGTCCCTACGATCCGGATAATTTTCCCTATGTCATCACCCTGCCCGCCAACAATCCGATGAATCGTACCGGCGAACCTATGCCGTTTTCGTACAATTTTCCGGATGTTGGCCCGCAAACGCAGGAGCTGCGTACCATTTCCTCGCGTTTTGTGGCCGAACTGAGTGGCAATTATCAAGGCTGGGATATGGATGCCAGTTTGGGCGTCACGCGAGTGCGCACCAATATGGAAAATCGCAACTATCTGAGCATTCCGGGCCTGCAGCGCGCGCTGAATGACGGCAGCTATGTTGTGGGCGCATACAATCGTGCCGATGTGCTGGCGCGTGTCGCACCAAGCGCTTCGTCAACTTCAACAAATGAGCTGGATTTCTTCAGCCTGCATGGCACACGTCCATTAATGGATCTGCCCGGGGGCGCACTCAGTGTAGCAACCGGTGTAGACGTAGTTCACCGCAATCTGAATGAGCAATTCCCGGGATCATTTGCGCGTGGTGAGCAATATCATCCGATCTATTCATTTGCTATCGGTAAGCAGACGGTCAGTGCGGCATTCATCGAACTGGTGGCGCCCATTACCCGTCAACTGGAATTGGAAGCCGCGGCACGTATCGATCATTATGATACCTACGGTAGTTCCACCACGCCCAAGCTCGGCTTCAAGTATAACCCGCTGGACAATCTGGTATTCCGGGGCACCTATGCGGAAGGCTTCCGAGCACCAAATCCGGCTGAAATTGGTAACTCGGGTTCGACGTCCGGTGCACTCGTGCCATTCTACGATCCGAAGTACTGCGCGGGCGGGACACCGGCAGATGCCTATGTTCAGGCCAATTACGACACGTTCTGCTCAATTAATCCGCCGCAGGAGCAATTGCCCAACGCACATCTTCAGCCTGAAAAATCCCGCTCCTACACCTTGGGTATGGTATTTGAGCCAACTAACTGGTTCAACCTGTCTGTCGATTACTACGATATCAAGTTACGCAACCAGATCATTGCAGTGGGCTTACTGGGTCAGCAGCAGTTTGATCATCCAGAGCTATACGGATCGATTATCTATCGTACAACCGCGCCCATGGTGGATGCTGCAACAGGTAAAGAATACTTTCCGATCGTGTATGAAACCTATCCTTTCATCAATGCCAGCTCAACCCATACATCCGGCGTGGATATCGATGCTCGTCTGAAATTTAATCTTGGTGAATGGGGTAAGTTGACCGCAGCCACGTCCTACACGCATGTATCAAAGTTTGATATGTCATATGGTGGAAAGACCTATTCAATCGCGGGTACACATGGCCCCTCCTTCGTATCGGGCGATACCGGAGCACCTCAAACACGTATTCAGGAAACGCTGACATGGAATCGTGGTCCGGTGGAGCTGTCGACTACGGTCAACTACACCTCCGGCATTTCGGTACTTGATCCGACCATCGGATCGAATTCATGTACCGATGCACTGAGCGGCGAGTTTAATGGTGCAACGCCGCCCAGCCAGTTCTGTACGGTCGATGCGTTCACGACAGTGAATCTGCAGGGGCGATACAAGGTTAATAAGCAACTGTCGTTATTTGGTTCGGTCACCAATGTGTTTGATCGCCATGCACCATACGATCTCCAGACCACTGGCGCGGCAGGATATGGCGCCAATTATGGCGGTGCTGCCTACAATCCAGCCTTGCATCAGGATGGCGCGATAGGCCGATACATCAATCTTGGGGTGACCTACTCGTTCTAACGGGCATACAGACTAAAATACCCGGCCGTGAAAACGAGCCGGGTATTTTGTTTTCCGACTGGCAGCGGATGCATCAGCACCCGCTGGAAGTAAGTGCCGAGGTAACGGGTGTCGCACCATTTCCGCTATCCGCAAAGGTAAACGAGCAGTTGCCTGATGCGCCTTTAGTTGTATCGTAGATGGTGACAGTAGTAGCGGTGCCATTGGTACATGTGGATGGGCTGAGGCTAGTACCATATGAACTATCTAGCCCGGCAACCGTTGCAATGGCACAGGCATTCGGGTAACCCGACGCCACACCCAGTCCGGTGGTTGTACCCGATAGCACAGGCAGCGTACCGCCGTCATACGCAATGCTTCCGGCAGTAGGTGAACCCGCTGCTAGCCATTTCGCATGAATGAGTCCATTCGCAGAGTTTACCGCACCAATTGCGGCGTTCATCTTTGCAATGCGTGACTCAGAGGACAGGCTGACAAATTTGGGTAATGCCACTGCGGCCAACACACCCAGAATCACCAAGACTGCGATCAGCTCAATCAGTGTAAAGCCATTTTGTTTGCTGTGCATTGCATCCTCCTGAACACACGCTGCGCACCATCGTTCAACTTTCACCATAGACTAGCGGGCAAACTTTCGCGTGAAAATAGCCACTACTGGCGATGTAACATCGTGCTTCCAAGATCCCACATGGGAAGAAAAACGCCAAGCGCCAGTATCATGACCATGCCGGCCAATATCACAATCAGGACTGGCTCGATTCGCACACTCAGCGTTTCAATATCGTAGGCAACCTCGCGTTCATACATGCCTGCCACTTCATCGAGCAAACCATCCATGTCGCCAGTCTCTTCCCCTACCTGAATCATCTGTAAAACCAGAGGTGGAAAAATGGTCGATGCTGAAAATACACGCAATACACTATCGCCTCGTTCAATACCTAGACGCATCAATCTAAGCTTTTCGGCAATCCACCGGTTGTCGACTACCTGTCCTACCACCATCAGGCCCTGTGTAACGGGAATCCCGCTCTTTAGCGCGAGGGCAAACGATCGTGTAAATCTCGCCATGGCGGCCTTTTGAAGGGTTCCACCTACAATGGGAAGCTTGAGCTTGGTCTCGTCCCACCAATATCTGCCCTGATCTGTACGCAGGTAATGACGTATACCCCACCCTGCACTCAGCACGAGTATGGCAATCAACCATCCATGTTTGACGGTCAGGTTTGAAACTGCAATGAGCATGCGTGTGACCAGCGGCAGCACAGCTTTATACTGGGCAAATACCTGCGCAAATGCAGGCACGACAAAGACATTGATCACAATCATTGCCAATACCATGGCCACTAATACAAATGAGGGATAGCGCAATGCAGCCCGCACTCGCTGCCGCATTTGCTTGTCGAATTCCAAGTGTTCGTAAAGCCGCAGGAAAATCGTATCCAGATGCCCTGTCATTTCACCTACGCGAACCATGGCGATAAAGAATGGGGAAAACACGCCACCTTCCGTTAGCGCAATTGAGAGCTCCCGCCCCGAATCCAGACTATCTCGCAAACGGCCAAGGACTAAGGCAAAGGCAGGATTGGGGCAGGACTCGCGCAAGCCCGCAAGGGCAGACAAAATCGGTACACCCGCCTTCAGCAAGGTATGCATCTGGCGACTGAATAACATAATGTCTTCAGGCGTGACGCGCTGTCGCCTCCAATTTGCCGTGATCTGCGTCGTACTGTCAGTCGGTGTCGCATCAACAATATCAACCGGTATTAAGCCTCTAAGTCGCAGTTGCTCCACAACACCCGTCTCACTTGGTGCGTCGAGCATCCCTTCTACCAGATTACCCAGGCCATCCCGGGCTCGGAATTGATAGCTCCCCATGATCAGTCATCCTGCGCAGATACCACACGCATGGCTTCTCGCACCGTTGTCTCACCCGCAAATACACGCGCTGCCGCATGATGTTTAAGTGTTGTCCGTCCCATTTGCTCACGAGCAGCGGCAGGAAAATCTTCCACGCCAATATGACTCAGTACATCCAGCATTGAACGGTTCATGTCCAGTAATTCGTATACGGCAATTCGTCCCAAATAGCCTGTTCCACTACACTCTGCACACCCTTGCCCCTGATAGCATACGGCGGAGTGTCCACGATCCGGCAA encodes:
- a CDS encoding type II secretion system GspH family protein — encoded protein: MHSKQNGFTLIELIAVLVILGVLAAVALPKFVSLSSESRIAKMNAAIGAVNSANGLIHAKWLAAGSPTAGSIAYDGGTLPVLSGTTTGLGVASGYPNACAIATVAGLDSSYGTSLSPSTCTNGTATTVTIYDTTKGASGNCSFTFADSGNGATPVTSALTSSGC
- a CDS encoding type II secretion system F family protein, which codes for MGSYQFRARDGLGNLVEGMLDAPSETGVVEQLRLRGLIPVDIVDATPTDSTTQITANWRRQRVTPEDIMLFSRQMHTLLKAGVPILSALAGLRESCPNPAFALVLGRLRDSLDSGRELSIALTEGGVFSPFFIAMVRVGEMTGHLDTIFLRLYEHLEFDKQMRQRVRAALRYPSFVLVAMVLAMIVINVFVVPAFAQVFAQYKAVLPLVTRMLIAVSNLTVKHGWLIAILVLSAGWGIRHYLRTDQGRYWWDETKLKLPIVGGTLQKAAMARFTRSFALALKSGIPVTQGLMVVGQVVDNRWIAEKLRLMRLGIERGDSVLRVFSASTIFPPLVLQMIQVGEETGDMDGLLDEVAGMYEREVAYDIETLSVRIEPVLIVILAGMVMILALGVFLPMWDLGSTMLHRQ